Proteins encoded by one window of Geobacter sp. DSM 9736:
- the lpxB gene encoding lipid-A-disaccharide synthase, translated as MIVAGEASGDLHGAGLIREARRMDEQVTFFGIGGARMREAGAETLVDASDMAVVGLFEVAAHFDVIYRAYATLRDILRKDPPDLLILIDYPDFNLRLAKVAKRAGVRVLYYISPQVWAWRVGRVKKIARLVDRMAVVFPFEVPFYEKEGVPVSFVGHPLLDVVHPTMSPEEARAFFGLDSTKRTVGLFPGSRRGEIKRLLPVILETALLLRGRFPDLQFVLPLASSLNRQDLAPHLEGSGLNITVVEGKGYDVMQVCDAIISVSGTVTLEIALIGTPMVIIYRVSPFTYQVAKRLVRVDHIGLCNIVAGERAVRELVQDEARPEIIADEITRILTDDEYAASIRSKLVAVRGKLGCGGCSAQVARLALDMLA; from the coding sequence ACCTGCATGGGGCGGGCCTTATAAGAGAGGCCCGGCGCATGGACGAGCAGGTAACCTTCTTCGGGATCGGTGGCGCGAGGATGCGGGAGGCGGGAGCCGAGACTCTCGTCGATGCGTCCGACATGGCGGTCGTGGGCCTTTTCGAGGTGGCGGCTCATTTCGACGTCATCTACAGGGCCTATGCCACGCTTCGGGATATCCTCCGAAAAGATCCTCCTGATCTTCTTATCCTCATCGACTACCCCGATTTCAATCTGCGGCTGGCGAAAGTGGCGAAACGGGCGGGTGTCCGCGTCCTATACTATATCAGTCCGCAGGTCTGGGCCTGGCGGGTGGGGCGGGTGAAGAAGATCGCCCGGCTCGTGGATCGGATGGCGGTAGTTTTTCCCTTCGAGGTTCCTTTTTACGAGAAGGAGGGTGTGCCGGTGAGTTTCGTAGGGCACCCCCTGCTCGATGTAGTTCACCCTACGATGTCGCCTGAGGAAGCCCGCGCTTTTTTCGGTCTCGACTCCACTAAGCGGACAGTCGGTCTTTTTCCGGGGAGCCGACGGGGGGAGATCAAGAGGCTCCTCCCGGTGATCCTCGAAACGGCCCTCCTGCTACGCGGACGTTTTCCGGACCTTCAGTTCGTTCTGCCCCTTGCTTCCAGCCTTAACCGCCAAGACCTCGCTCCACATCTGGAAGGATCGGGGCTGAACATAACTGTCGTGGAGGGGAAAGGGTACGACGTCATGCAGGTGTGTGACGCCATTATCTCCGTATCAGGCACCGTCACCCTCGAAATCGCCCTCATTGGAACCCCGATGGTGATCATCTACCGGGTGTCCCCCTTCACGTACCAAGTGGCAAAGCGCCTCGTCCGTGTCGATCACATCGGCCTCTGTAACATAGTGGCGGGGGAACGGGCGGTGCGGGAACTCGTTCAGGATGAAGCGCGGCCTGAAATTATTGCCGACGAAATAACGCGGATACTTACCGATGATGAATATGCAGCGAGCATACGTAGCAAGCTGGTTGCTGTGCGCGGAAAACTTGGTTGCGGCGGCTGTTCTGCGCAAGTCGCCCGACTTGCTCTCGACATGTTGGCCTGA
- the msbA gene encoding lipid A export permease/ATP-binding protein MsbA has product MDTFKRILRYSKPYWWRIVISAIFSMVVGGMDGLFAYLTGPLLKQIFSGKDQRILLLLPLAVIGIFFVRGMGRYINEYFIRTAGQLAVQNIRNDVYRNGMFLGLRFFHAHPTGTLMSRVLNDVNAMQEGVGNVITGLFRDGFGALFLLGMIFYLNWKLAIIAFLVIPLTVVPAQKIGRRIKSLSSASQGKMGDISSILQETFSGIKVIKAFGLEEREIGKFHAKNLEYYRFMRKSIKYEGLSVPVMELLTSLGIAAVIWYGGYQVINGSMKPDAFLSFIAAMILLYNPIKKLNSAYNVAQRAIGAAVRVFEMIDEPRDIVDHPDAVSAGRVKGEVRFDKVSFRYGEDDEPVLREVDLTAGKGEIIALVGPSGSGKTTFVSLIPRFYDVTEGGVTIDGIDVRRIRLRDLMRQIALVDQETVLFNDTIANNIRYGKSDATDAEVEAAARAAYAHDFILDMPEGYETNIGDRGVRLSGGQRQRLCIARAILKDAPILILDEATSALDTESEQMVQEALNNLMANRTTFVIAHRLSTVLHADRIVVLENGRIVESGRHDQLVAQAGLYQKLYAMQFQT; this is encoded by the coding sequence ATGGACACCTTTAAAAGAATTCTTCGATACAGCAAACCCTATTGGTGGCGCATCGTCATTTCGGCGATCTTCTCAATGGTAGTGGGAGGGATGGACGGGCTGTTCGCCTACCTTACGGGACCGCTCCTGAAGCAGATCTTTTCGGGGAAGGATCAGCGTATCCTTCTTCTTCTCCCCCTGGCCGTCATTGGGATCTTCTTTGTCCGCGGGATGGGACGGTACATCAACGAATACTTCATCAGGACTGCTGGGCAGCTGGCGGTACAGAATATCCGCAACGACGTCTACCGCAACGGGATGTTTCTTGGCTTGCGCTTTTTCCACGCGCACCCCACGGGAACGCTCATGTCGCGGGTACTCAACGATGTGAATGCAATGCAGGAGGGGGTTGGAAACGTTATCACCGGCCTCTTCAGGGACGGTTTTGGCGCACTCTTCCTCCTGGGCATGATTTTCTACCTCAACTGGAAGCTTGCGATCATCGCATTTCTTGTAATTCCGCTCACTGTAGTACCGGCGCAGAAGATCGGCAGGCGGATCAAATCTCTTTCCTCCGCCAGCCAGGGAAAGATGGGGGACATATCCAGCATACTGCAGGAAACCTTTTCCGGTATCAAGGTGATCAAGGCCTTCGGTCTGGAGGAGCGGGAGATCGGGAAGTTTCACGCAAAGAACCTCGAGTACTACCGGTTTATGCGCAAATCCATCAAGTACGAGGGCCTCTCCGTACCGGTAATGGAACTCCTGACATCGCTCGGGATAGCCGCGGTCATCTGGTACGGAGGGTATCAGGTCATCAACGGCAGTATGAAGCCTGATGCGTTCCTGTCGTTTATCGCGGCCATGATCCTCCTCTACAACCCCATCAAGAAGCTGAACAGTGCCTACAATGTCGCTCAGCGAGCGATCGGTGCAGCAGTGCGCGTCTTTGAAATGATAGACGAACCGCGCGACATCGTAGATCATCCGGATGCGGTGTCCGCAGGACGTGTGAAGGGAGAGGTCAGGTTCGACAAGGTTTCCTTCAGGTACGGAGAAGACGATGAGCCCGTTCTTCGTGAGGTTGACCTCACAGCCGGCAAAGGGGAGATTATCGCTCTGGTCGGTCCTTCCGGCAGCGGCAAGACTACGTTTGTCTCGCTCATTCCCAGATTTTATGACGTTACCGAAGGTGGCGTCACAATTGACGGGATTGATGTGCGGCGGATCAGACTTCGGGATCTCATGCGCCAGATCGCACTGGTCGATCAGGAGACGGTCCTTTTCAACGATACCATCGCCAACAACATCAGGTACGGGAAGAGCGATGCCACTGATGCCGAGGTGGAGGCAGCGGCAAGGGCAGCCTACGCCCATGACTTCATCCTCGACATGCCGGAAGGATACGAAACCAACATCGGTGACCGTGGTGTGCGTCTCTCTGGTGGGCAGCGGCAGCGCCTATGCATTGCACGGGCGATTCTCAAGGACGCCCCGATCCTCATCCTCGACGAAGCTACAAGCGCACTCGATACCGAAAGCGAGCAGATGGTTCAGGAAGCCCTGAACAACCTGATGGCGAACCGGACGACTTTTGTCATTGCCCACCGGCTATCGACCGTTCTGCATGCAGACAGGATCGTAGTACTGGAAAACGGCAGAATCGTCGAATCCGGGCGCCATGACCAACTGGTTGCTCAGGCTGGCCTCTACCAGAAACTCTACGCAATGCAGTTCCAAACCTGA
- a CDS encoding lysophospholipid acyltransferase family protein, which yields MKNLLLTLKKRFPSVLPWLAYSVLRMLFTTLRVRLVNVEIPRGYHERGEGIIQVMWHSRLCVSPFAYQGNKGHILISSHGDGEIIARITALFGFEHIRGSSSKGADKALKQMLRLARRNEDLIVTPDGPRGPAEVVKPGVAQIAKLTGLPVLPFAISASRKVRLKSWDRFMIPLPFTKCFFVWGEPLRCGVEEEIEQFRQRVEGALCKVTAEADGMAAA from the coding sequence ATGAAAAACCTTCTCCTTACATTAAAGAAACGGTTCCCGAGCGTTCTCCCCTGGCTCGCTTATTCGGTACTACGGATGCTCTTCACCACCCTCCGGGTGCGACTCGTGAACGTGGAGATTCCCCGGGGGTACCATGAGAGAGGGGAAGGGATAATTCAGGTGATGTGGCATAGCAGGCTGTGTGTAAGCCCCTTTGCCTATCAAGGCAACAAAGGGCATATCCTCATCAGCAGCCACGGGGACGGAGAGATCATTGCAAGAATCACCGCGCTTTTCGGGTTTGAGCACATACGCGGTTCATCATCCAAAGGGGCCGATAAGGCGCTCAAGCAGATGCTGAGGCTTGCGAGGCGGAATGAAGACCTCATAGTCACCCCCGACGGGCCTCGGGGGCCGGCCGAGGTCGTTAAGCCGGGTGTAGCACAGATCGCCAAGCTCACCGGGTTACCGGTGCTCCCTTTTGCCATTTCGGCTTCCAGGAAAGTGCGTCTAAAGAGCTGGGACAGGTTCATGATCCCTCTTCCCTTTACAAAATGCTTCTTCGTCTGGGGGGAGCCGCTGCGCTGCGGCGTGGAGGAGGAGATCGAGCAGTTCCGCCAGCGGGTCGAGGGTGCCCTCTGCAAGGTCACGGCTGAAGCCGACGGGATGGCGGCAGCATGA
- a CDS encoding 3-deoxy-D-manno-octulosonic acid transferase, translated as MTNVIYTLLLWVALPVVIAYHCFRSVSRGRPAALAERFGFVPQDELKGLSGAEVIWVHAVSVGETMAVVPLLKALKRRWPERKILLSNTTETGREVSGTIAEVDCRCYFPFDYPFAVSRLLRRVRPSLIVVVETEIWPNFLRTARCMGVPVAMVNGRISDRSFGRYLKLKRFFQPVLGCFSAFCMQSDEDARRIGEIGADPVKVHSVGNLKYDVPGALPSPDVRRELRRSYQIPENCIVFTAGSTHQGEDEVVIGAFRKVSAEITAMNLVLVPRHPERAAAVGELLSTLEIPFVLRSQLHLREKPLSAGEVLLVDRVGELNRLYSLSDIAFVGGSLVPTGGHNVLEPAACGVPVLFGPHMSNFREIAADILKSGGAIRVEDGAVMEESLRSLCMDPALRQEMGQRGLSWLQVSGGAVDRHIEVLARLQGREKSESSLNECSSGKR; from the coding sequence ATGACCAACGTTATCTACACCCTCCTCCTGTGGGTGGCATTGCCGGTTGTAATTGCGTACCATTGCTTCCGATCTGTCAGCAGAGGCCGCCCGGCGGCGCTGGCCGAGCGGTTCGGGTTTGTCCCGCAGGATGAGCTCAAAGGTCTTTCCGGTGCCGAGGTGATATGGGTCCATGCCGTCTCCGTCGGTGAAACGATGGCCGTAGTTCCTCTCCTCAAGGCGCTGAAAAGACGCTGGCCGGAGCGCAAGATCCTTCTCAGCAATACGACGGAGACGGGTCGTGAGGTATCCGGCACCATCGCAGAAGTTGACTGTCGCTGCTACTTTCCTTTCGATTACCCGTTTGCGGTTTCCCGCTTGCTGCGGCGCGTGCGGCCCTCCCTGATCGTGGTAGTCGAAACTGAGATCTGGCCGAATTTTCTTCGCACAGCCCGATGCATGGGGGTACCGGTTGCGATGGTCAACGGTCGTATATCGGACCGCTCCTTCGGGAGGTACCTGAAGCTTAAGCGGTTCTTTCAGCCGGTGCTGGGCTGCTTTTCCGCCTTCTGCATGCAGAGTGACGAAGACGCCAGACGGATAGGGGAGATCGGTGCAGACCCGGTCAAGGTGCATAGTGTGGGGAACCTGAAGTACGATGTTCCTGGCGCATTGCCTTCGCCGGACGTACGCCGCGAACTGCGGCGAAGCTACCAGATCCCCGAGAACTGCATCGTCTTCACTGCCGGGAGCACCCATCAGGGTGAAGATGAGGTGGTTATTGGTGCTTTCAGAAAGGTTTCTGCCGAGATTACGGCTATGAACCTCGTGCTCGTACCTCGTCATCCGGAACGCGCTGCCGCGGTAGGTGAGCTTCTGAGCACTCTCGAAATTCCGTTCGTTCTGCGTTCTCAGCTCCACCTGCGGGAGAAGCCATTGTCGGCAGGGGAGGTGCTGCTTGTCGACAGGGTTGGGGAGCTGAACCGGTTGTATTCATTATCCGACATCGCTTTCGTCGGCGGCAGCCTGGTCCCGACCGGCGGACACAACGTCCTGGAGCCAGCAGCATGTGGTGTCCCTGTGCTGTTCGGACCTCATATGTCCAACTTTCGCGAGATAGCAGCGGATATCCTCAAGTCAGGCGGCGCCATTCGGGTGGAAGACGGCGCAGTCATGGAGGAATCTCTTCGATCTCTCTGTATGGACCCGGCTCTCCGGCAGGAGATGGGGCAACGGGGCCTGAGCTGGTTGCAGGTTTCGGGAGGAGCGGTGGATCGGCATATCGAGGTGCTTGCGCGTTTGCAGGGGCGAGAAAAATCAGAGTCCAGTCTGAATGAGTGCAGCAGTGGCAAACGTTGA
- the lpxK gene encoding tetraacyldisaccharide 4'-kinase, which produces MSAAVANVELYFRELIEGKRQSVRDRLVLALLVAATFPYGLIMRFRACLYAFGLLRSYRLSKPVVSVGNLTVGGTGKTPSVAWIARFFLQQGKRVAVLSRGYGGTSHGTTKIVSDGKDIFLSASEAGDEPYMLAATVPGLMVVIGPDRYRAGRLAEEKLNPDIFILDDGFQHQRLRRDFDILLMDCTRPYGNGRLLPAGMLRENPSAAKRADMVIYTRCGNGSAPTLHSDLASCRAGHGLTGIVAFGENELQPFNVLEGSRVMAFAGIADPASFFDALEEAGVRLITTLAFPDHATYGDEELAALVRLRDASRSQYLLTTEKDAVKLVGMQEKLGETFAVRLEMRFEDDTQLRAYLQKFL; this is translated from the coding sequence ATGAGTGCAGCAGTGGCAAACGTTGAGCTATACTTCAGAGAGCTGATAGAGGGAAAACGGCAATCTGTGCGGGATCGCCTCGTCCTGGCACTCCTTGTAGCAGCCACCTTTCCGTATGGCCTCATCATGCGCTTTCGTGCCTGCCTCTATGCTTTCGGTCTCCTCCGCTCATATAGGCTTTCGAAACCGGTGGTGTCGGTTGGAAATCTTACTGTGGGCGGCACCGGCAAGACTCCCTCAGTGGCCTGGATCGCGCGCTTTTTTCTTCAGCAGGGCAAACGCGTAGCCGTTCTCTCCCGTGGTTATGGCGGCACCAGTCACGGGACTACAAAGATCGTGAGCGACGGAAAGGATATTTTTCTCTCGGCTTCCGAAGCGGGAGACGAACCTTACATGCTGGCGGCTACGGTTCCCGGTCTCATGGTTGTCATCGGTCCGGATCGATACCGTGCCGGAAGGCTTGCAGAGGAAAAGCTCAACCCCGACATTTTCATTCTTGATGACGGGTTCCAGCACCAGCGCCTAAGGCGGGACTTCGACATCCTTCTCATGGACTGCACGCGACCTTACGGTAATGGACGTTTGTTGCCTGCCGGTATGCTGCGGGAGAATCCTTCGGCGGCGAAGCGGGCGGATATGGTGATTTACACGAGATGTGGCAATGGGTCAGCGCCGACACTTCATTCCGATCTCGCTTCATGTCGTGCCGGACACGGTCTGACAGGTATTGTTGCATTTGGCGAGAACGAACTGCAGCCCTTCAACGTGCTGGAGGGTTCCCGGGTGATGGCCTTCGCCGGCATTGCCGACCCCGCTTCCTTTTTCGATGCCCTGGAAGAAGCGGGTGTCCGCCTCATCACAACTCTTGCATTTCCTGACCATGCCACGTACGGTGATGAGGAGCTTGCAGCACTGGTCCGGTTGCGAGATGCATCCCGCTCACAATATCTTCTGACGACGGAAAAAGATGCGGTGAAGCTCGTAGGCATGCAGGAAAAACTTGGCGAGACGTTTGCCGTGCGGCTGGAGATGCGGTTCGAAGATGATACCCAGCTGCGGGCGTATCTTCAGAAATTTCTTTAG
- a CDS encoding Trm112 family protein has product MALSQELLDILVCPQCKGELELLGNSAALLCSPCRLKYPIRDDIPVMLVDEAEKIGQD; this is encoded by the coding sequence ATGGCATTATCGCAGGAACTGCTCGATATCCTGGTGTGCCCCCAGTGCAAGGGTGAACTTGAGCTTTTAGGAAATAGTGCTGCACTTCTCTGCAGTCCCTGTCGTCTCAAGTATCCGATACGGGACGACATCCCGGTCATGCTCGTTGATGAAGCGGAGAAAATAGGGCAGGATTGA
- the waaF gene encoding lipopolysaccharide heptosyltransferase II, producing MKVEAKKRILVLRYRFIGDTILTVPFLRNLRRAEPDAFIAWVVAPGSAEVVQGIPYVDELIFWDPPTIHADSRSTHRTFRDKVSFIRELRARKFDKVYVLKRSLSSAIMAILSGARERVGFDTEGRGFLLTKRVPYRHDQHEVQNFLDVLRADGVKVEDDHLEAWLTEEERQFTEDYFLRAGVAADEPIVGIHPFSANPPRAWHIDNFIEVARRLQENYGARILFFGGPRDEEALPALRAGLTTPPLFAVGKTTLRQTMALLSRCKLLVCNDSGIMHLAASMQVPLVAIFGPQSPVKFGPWGENSRVVYSAFQCSPCRQKFFKECEPTERGRPECVEAIDVDAVFTQCTTLLDSRRERG from the coding sequence TTGAAGGTTGAAGCAAAAAAAAGAATCCTCGTTCTGCGGTACCGGTTCATCGGGGACACCATTCTTACCGTTCCTTTCCTGCGAAACCTGCGTCGGGCCGAACCCGATGCGTTCATTGCATGGGTGGTTGCTCCAGGCTCCGCCGAGGTGGTGCAGGGAATTCCCTATGTTGATGAACTGATCTTCTGGGACCCTCCCACTATCCACGCCGACAGCCGCTCCACCCATCGGACCTTTCGGGACAAGGTTTCCTTTATTCGGGAGTTGCGGGCGAGAAAGTTCGACAAGGTCTATGTGCTGAAACGCTCCCTTTCCAGCGCCATCATGGCGATTCTTTCAGGGGCTCGGGAAAGGGTCGGGTTCGATACCGAAGGGCGCGGATTTCTCCTTACGAAACGTGTACCTTACAGGCACGATCAGCACGAGGTGCAGAATTTCCTGGACGTTCTGCGGGCTGACGGGGTGAAGGTCGAAGACGACCATCTTGAAGCATGGCTTACGGAGGAGGAACGACAGTTCACCGAGGATTATTTTTTGCGCGCAGGGGTAGCAGCAGATGAGCCCATTGTAGGCATCCATCCTTTTTCTGCCAATCCTCCCCGAGCGTGGCATATCGATAACTTCATCGAAGTGGCCAGACGGCTTCAGGAAAACTACGGCGCGCGGATTCTGTTCTTCGGCGGTCCCAGAGACGAGGAAGCACTTCCCGCTCTCCGTGCAGGGCTGACTACCCCACCCCTTTTTGCGGTCGGGAAGACAACGCTCCGCCAGACCATGGCACTCCTTTCTCGCTGCAAGCTTCTCGTCTGCAATGACAGCGGAATCATGCACCTAGCAGCATCGATGCAGGTGCCACTAGTTGCGATTTTTGGACCGCAGTCGCCGGTTAAGTTCGGGCCGTGGGGAGAGAATAGCCGCGTCGTGTACAGTGCTTTTCAGTGCTCTCCGTGCCGGCAAAAATTTTTTAAGGAGTGCGAGCCGACCGAGCGCGGGAGGCCTGAATGCGTCGAAGCCATCGACGTCGATGCCGTCTTCACTCAATGCACGACGCTCCTCGATTCCCGGAGGGAGAGAGGATGA
- a CDS encoding glycosyltransferase family 2 protein: MTLIERPRLSAFVITKNEGAKILECLGSLQWVDEVVVVDDYSTDDTVPKCSNFANVRVVHHPFASFRDQKSHAMSLTSNEWVLEIDADERVSNEMKSAVLALSQADFSEFDAFAFRRLTNFWGKWIRHGSFYPDYKVRLYNKRNGAWSDSTIHERFVPRGKIKRIAADIIHDQDLDLTAYFQRTTRYSELSALDYHSRGKRSKWHHYTLRPVYTFFYRYLFRLGCLDGVQGFVVSAMGAIGTFQKYMRLFELQKGRRRV, encoded by the coding sequence ATGACACTGATTGAGCGTCCGCGCCTGTCCGCTTTTGTCATCACTAAGAATGAGGGCGCAAAGATCCTGGAGTGTCTTGGATCCCTGCAGTGGGTGGATGAGGTGGTCGTGGTGGATGACTACAGCACTGACGACACGGTCCCAAAATGCTCCAACTTCGCTAACGTTCGAGTAGTGCACCATCCGTTCGCCAGTTTCAGGGACCAGAAGAGTCATGCCATGTCATTGACTAGCAATGAGTGGGTCCTTGAGATTGATGCGGACGAGCGCGTTTCCAACGAGATGAAAAGCGCTGTACTTGCGCTTTCACAGGCTGACTTTTCCGAATTCGACGCGTTTGCCTTCCGCCGCCTCACGAACTTCTGGGGTAAGTGGATCAGGCACGGCTCCTTCTATCCCGATTACAAGGTGCGGCTGTACAACAAGCGAAACGGAGCCTGGAGCGACAGTACAATTCATGAACGTTTCGTGCCCCGGGGGAAGATCAAGCGGATTGCAGCCGATATCATCCATGATCAGGACCTCGACCTGACTGCCTACTTCCAACGGACCACCAGGTACTCCGAACTTTCAGCCCTCGATTACCACAGCCGAGGAAAACGTTCTAAGTGGCACCACTATACCCTGCGACCCGTTTATACATTCTTCTACCGCTACCTCTTCCGGCTTGGTTGTCTGGATGGCGTGCAAGGTTTCGTTGTTTCCGCGATGGGCGCTATAGGTACATTTCAGAAGTACATGCGGCTGTTTGAGTTGCAGAAGGGCCGTCGGAGGGTTTGA
- a CDS encoding glycosyltransferase family 2 protein — protein sequence MDTGGSTGQSCAGSAPLVTVITVVRNGATVAERTLKSVISQRDQHLEYIVIDGGSTDGTVDLLRENDHAIDYWISESDDGIYDAMNKGIAHSSGDYLLFLNAGDELVVNLKEIEDYFKAGYVIVYGKASMLENDGRFVYTKGKKLRSPNKMITGMRLCHQAIFYRRDAIGGGYDAGYRILADRVLTHELMKKHGINRTLFIDKVICTYYEGGFSRQNPEQWKVEEIRFLRSNGRYLYAEYRRLSWFWKKMKRAARDV from the coding sequence ATGGATACGGGTGGATCAACCGGACAATCATGTGCCGGTAGTGCCCCATTGGTTACAGTCATCACGGTAGTCCGTAATGGCGCAACAGTTGCTGAACGAACTCTGAAGAGTGTAATCAGCCAGCGGGACCAGCACCTGGAGTACATAGTCATAGATGGAGGGTCGACAGACGGCACTGTTGATCTGCTGAGAGAGAACGACCATGCTATTGACTACTGGATAAGCGAGTCCGATGACGGCATTTACGATGCCATGAACAAAGGCATAGCTCATAGCAGCGGTGACTACCTGCTCTTTCTCAATGCTGGAGACGAATTGGTTGTTAACCTCAAGGAGATTGAGGATTACTTCAAAGCAGGTTATGTGATTGTCTATGGCAAAGCCAGCATGCTGGAGAATGATGGGAGATTCGTATATACGAAAGGCAAAAAACTAAGAAGCCCGAACAAAATGATTACAGGCATGCGACTGTGCCACCAGGCCATCTTCTACCGTAGAGATGCGATAGGGGGGGGGTATGACGCCGGATATCGCATCTTGGCGGACAGGGTCCTTACCCATGAGCTGATGAAAAAGCATGGTATCAACAGAACTTTGTTCATCGACAAAGTAATCTGCACCTATTACGAAGGTGGATTCAGCAGGCAGAATCCCGAGCAATGGAAGGTGGAAGAAATACGATTTTTACGATCCAATGGCAGGTATTTGTATGCCGAATATCGAAGGCTAAGCTGGTTCTGGAAAAAAATGAAAAGAGCTGCACGTGATGTCTAG
- a CDS encoding glycosyltransferase family 2 protein, whose translation MSREKLPLVSILVPVYNREALVQVCIESALVQTVSNIEVVVVDNASTDGTFEVCTELAARDPRVRVFRNASNIGPVRNWIRCIEEARGAYGKVLFSDDLMAPDYLEKTLPFMEINEVGFVFTPAFVGPEPFSGNISYQFTGRTGTFPSSRFISTGLFNGDVPFSPGGALFRMNDLRKNLLREIPSPTINDFLDHGAGPDFLLYLLTAAQYPKVAYLHEPLSYFRAHGGSITMSSVKPYIAQCYRQARLWFAEQYLTDRWLKMLYVYEWKRETNEKGKRESVDQFVRQFTLSGLTISIPSIVYGLAFSKLFKKGVLTLPGGKGRIKVASI comes from the coding sequence ATGTCTAGAGAAAAACTACCACTGGTCAGCATACTGGTCCCGGTCTACAACAGGGAAGCGCTGGTACAGGTATGTATCGAGTCGGCCCTTGTTCAGACAGTGTCAAATATCGAAGTTGTTGTTGTCGATAACGCCAGCACTGACGGCACCTTCGAGGTGTGCACGGAGCTGGCTGCACGAGATCCGCGGGTTCGGGTCTTTCGAAACGCCAGTAACATCGGACCTGTTCGAAACTGGATTCGATGCATCGAGGAGGCCCGGGGGGCATACGGGAAGGTATTGTTTTCCGATGATCTCATGGCTCCCGATTACCTGGAGAAGACGCTCCCATTTATGGAAATCAATGAAGTGGGTTTTGTCTTTACTCCGGCTTTTGTCGGTCCCGAGCCCTTCAGTGGCAACATTTCCTACCAGTTCACCGGGCGGACCGGCACCTTCCCTTCTTCCCGCTTCATCAGTACCGGCCTCTTCAATGGAGATGTTCCATTTTCACCCGGCGGTGCGCTTTTTCGGATGAACGACCTGCGTAAGAATCTGCTCCGTGAGATTCCTTCACCAACGATTAATGATTTTCTGGACCATGGAGCCGGGCCTGATTTTCTTCTCTACCTTTTAACTGCCGCACAATATCCGAAGGTGGCTTATCTACACGAACCGCTTTCTTACTTCCGCGCCCACGGCGGGTCTATAACTATGAGTTCAGTCAAACCGTATATTGCCCAGTGTTACCGGCAGGCGCGGCTTTGGTTTGCCGAGCAGTATTTGACTGATAGGTGGTTGAAGATGCTGTACGTTTATGAATGGAAACGGGAGACGAATGAAAAGGGAAAAAGGGAGTCGGTTGACCAGTTTGTCAGGCAATTCACTTTGAGTGGTCTTACGATTTCCATTCCGAGTATAGTTTACGGACTCGCCTTCTCTAAATTATTCAAAAAAGGTGTCCTGACACTGCCAGGAGGGAAGGGGAGGATAAAGGTGGCGAGTATATGA
- the rfbF gene encoding glucose-1-phosphate cytidylyltransferase produces MKVVILAGGLGTRLSEETVLRPKPMVEIGGKPILWHIMKIYSYYGFNEFIVCLGFKGYVIKEYFSNYFLHMSDVTFDMANNSMTVHERYAEPWKVTLVDTGMDSMTGGRVKRIEPYINNETFMLTYGDGVADVDIPALLAFHKRQGRLATVTTTQPAGRFGALSLTSDNRVASFHEKPAGDGAWINGGFFVLEPGVMELIAGDSTVFEKEPLERLAAEGELAAFRHSGFWQPMDTLRDKTHLEDLWNSGTAPWKVWGQRAENDAKGENNAG; encoded by the coding sequence ATGAAAGTTGTCATTCTAGCGGGAGGGCTCGGCACTCGCTTAAGCGAGGAAACGGTCCTCAGGCCCAAGCCTATGGTTGAGATAGGTGGTAAGCCGATTTTATGGCATATTATGAAGATATACTCCTACTATGGATTCAACGAATTTATCGTATGTCTCGGCTTCAAGGGGTATGTGATCAAGGAATACTTCTCCAACTACTTCCTGCATATGAGCGATGTGACCTTCGACATGGCAAACAACTCGATGACTGTGCATGAACGGTATGCCGAGCCTTGGAAGGTGACGCTTGTTGATACCGGTATGGACTCCATGACCGGAGGGCGGGTCAAACGAATCGAGCCTTATATCAATAATGAAACTTTCATGCTTACGTATGGGGATGGAGTGGCTGATGTGGATATCCCTGCATTGCTTGCTTTTCATAAGAGACAGGGGAGGCTCGCTACCGTCACCACCACGCAGCCTGCCGGCAGGTTCGGCGCGTTAAGCCTTACTTCCGATAACAGGGTCGCTTCTTTCCATGAGAAACCGGCAGGGGATGGTGCGTGGATAAATGGTGGATTTTTCGTATTGGAACCCGGCGTCATGGAATTGATCGCTGGTGATTCTACGGTATTCGAAAAGGAACCGCTTGAACGCCTTGCCGCAGAAGGTGAACTCGCAGCGTTCAGGCACTCAGGTTTCTGGCAACCGATGGACACCCTGCGCGATAAGACTCATCTGGAAGATCTTTGGAATTCGGGGACCGCGCCCTGGAAAGTATGGGGGCAGCGGGCAGAAAACGATGCCAAGGGCGAGAATAATGCTGGATAA